From one Acidobacteriota bacterium genomic stretch:
- a CDS encoding rod shape-determining protein — MGLKSIFSLFSNDLAIDLGTANTLVFAKNKDIVVREPSIVAKNKLTNKVEAVGKEAKEMLGRTPGNIVAIRPMKDGVIADFAVTEEMLDYFIKKAHGRRFLVKPRIVISVPSEITQVEKRAVKDSALRAGATEVFLIEQAMAAAIGAGLPITEPTGNMIVDIGGGTTDVAVISLAGIVYARSVRVAGNEMDDAIIQYIKRKYNLLIGERTAEQIKIEIGSAFPLDSEMSMEIKGRDLVEGVPKTLIVSDEEIREALSEPVSTIVEAVRVALERTPPELAADIMDKGIIIAGGGAMLKNLDRRLREETGLPVTLAEDPLACVALGTGQMLSDFNLLRKISVD, encoded by the coding sequence ATGGGCCTGAAATCCATCTTTTCTCTCTTCTCGAACGACCTGGCGATCGATCTCGGGACGGCCAACACTCTGGTTTTCGCCAAGAACAAGGACATCGTCGTCCGCGAGCCCTCGATCGTAGCGAAGAACAAGCTGACGAACAAAGTCGAGGCAGTCGGCAAAGAAGCCAAGGAGATGCTGGGGCGTACGCCGGGCAACATCGTGGCGATCCGCCCTATGAAGGACGGCGTCATCGCCGATTTCGCCGTCACCGAGGAGATGCTGGACTACTTCATCAAGAAGGCGCATGGCAGGCGCTTCCTCGTCAAGCCGCGGATCGTCATCTCGGTTCCCTCGGAGATCACTCAGGTGGAAAAGCGCGCGGTGAAGGATTCGGCGCTTCGGGCCGGAGCGACCGAGGTTTTTCTGATCGAGCAGGCGATGGCAGCGGCAATCGGTGCCGGTCTTCCGATCACCGAGCCGACCGGAAACATGATCGTCGACATCGGCGGAGGCACGACTGACGTCGCAGTCATTTCGCTGGCGGGCATCGTCTACGCACGTTCGGTTCGGGTTGCCGGCAACGAAATGGATGACGCGATCATCCAGTACATCAAGCGCAAATACAATCTGCTGATCGGTGAAAGAACCGCGGAACAGATCAAGATCGAGATCGGTTCCGCGTTCCCACTCGACTCGGAGATGTCGATGGAGATCAAGGGACGCGACCTGGTCGAGGGCGTGCCGAAAACCCTGATCGTATCGGACGAGGAGATCCGCGAGGCTCTCTCGGAACCGGTCTCGACGATCGTCGAAGCGGTCCGGGTCGCTCTCGAGCGCACCCCTCCGGAGCTTGCCGCCGACATCATGGATAAGGGCATCATCATCGCCGGCGGAGGAGCGATGCTCAAGAACCTCGACCGGCGCCTGCGAGAGGAGACCGGGCTCCCGGTGACACTGGCCGAGGATCCTCTGGCATGTGTGGCGCTCGGTACCGGGCAGATGCTTTCCGACTTCAATCTCCTCCGCAAGATCTCGGTCGATTGA
- a CDS encoding FecR family protein, with product MARDDGESTFDWFLISIDKLRLIGGILLLLLVAGTVWLFRDEILGSTPRQRAQAAIEAAEHSLNEMAALPNLQEFRSQYDSAESTLGRASDAFEGTDYPAAETLAREAEATARSVLSRLEGEARAAAQFLTVEGRVEFQRGGSGDWLRATARSALQRGDWVRTAENSSAEIFFGDGTLYTIGPRGLLEIYPRRPGQPASRSGSVSMEIGSIEVNTGDDASTVSTPATAVTVNTTSTTLIDVRTGGGTEIAAVRGTSSVASSGGPTVSLEQGQRIEADPSGRLSEVRGYTSPPALTAPADNAIISASKGRIIELQWRPVPGAAGGYRLQVSRSRLFGNIEIDAGRDRPSARVRLTSSGSFFWRVASIDRNGQQGPFSGHRRFRVTGISEGPGVSVTQDTTPPSLQLDRPSHLGGPNFIIRGVAEPGASIFIDEEQVPVGSDGSFSKLITFRKIGYNTVVVKAVDPAGNQTVMRERVLVEE from the coding sequence ATGGCGAGGGACGACGGCGAATCGACGTTCGATTGGTTTCTGATCTCAATCGACAAGCTCAGATTGATCGGGGGCATCCTTCTTCTGCTTCTGGTCGCGGGGACGGTCTGGCTTTTCAGGGACGAAATCCTCGGCAGCACGCCCAGGCAGCGGGCCCAGGCAGCAATCGAAGCCGCCGAGCACTCGCTCAACGAGATGGCGGCCCTGCCGAATCTTCAGGAGTTCCGGTCCCAGTACGATTCCGCGGAGTCGACGCTCGGGAGGGCGTCGGATGCGTTCGAGGGAACCGACTATCCCGCCGCCGAGACACTCGCGCGGGAAGCCGAGGCGACGGCCCGCTCGGTGCTGTCGCGGCTCGAGGGGGAAGCCCGCGCCGCGGCCCAGTTCCTGACTGTGGAGGGGAGGGTCGAGTTTCAGCGAGGCGGAAGCGGCGACTGGCTTCGCGCGACCGCGCGGAGCGCGCTTCAGAGAGGTGACTGGGTTCGAACCGCGGAAAACTCCTCGGCCGAGATCTTCTTCGGCGATGGAACACTCTACACGATCGGGCCCCGCGGGCTGCTCGAAATCTATCCGCGCCGCCCCGGCCAGCCGGCGAGCCGCTCGGGCTCGGTCTCGATGGAGATCGGATCGATAGAAGTCAACACAGGTGACGATGCCTCCACCGTTTCGACGCCCGCAACTGCGGTCACCGTCAATACGACCTCGACGACTCTGATCGACGTTCGCACCGGCGGAGGCACCGAGATCGCCGCCGTTCGCGGAACCTCTTCGGTTGCTTCGTCCGGCGGTCCGACCGTTTCGCTCGAGCAGGGGCAGAGGATCGAGGCGGATCCCTCCGGCCGACTCTCCGAGGTACGAGGATACACATCGCCGCCGGCGTTGACGGCTCCAGCGGACAACGCGATCATATCGGCGTCGAAGGGGCGGATCATCGAGCTTCAATGGCGCCCGGTGCCGGGAGCTGCCGGCGGTTACCGTCTTCAGGTTTCGCGGTCCCGGCTTTTCGGCAACATCGAGATCGACGCCGGCCGCGATCGGCCGAGCGCCCGGGTACGGCTGACATCGTCCGGCTCGTTCTTCTGGCGGGTCGCATCGATCGATCGCAACGGGCAGCAGGGACCGTTCTCCGGCCATCGCCGTTTTCGTGTGACGGGGATCTCCGAGGGGCCGGGCGTCTCGGTCACGCAGGACACGACGCCGCCGTCACTCCAGCTCGATCGCCCCTCTCACCTGGGTGGTCCGAACTTCATCATACGGGGAGTCGCGGAGCCGGGCGCTTCGATTTTCATCGACGAGGAGCAGGTTCCGGTCGGCTCCGATGGTTCGTTCTCGAAGCTGATCACCTTCCGGAAGATCGGCTACAACACCGTGGTCGTCAAGGCGGTCGATCCGGCGGGGAACCAGACGGTGATGCGAGAGCGGGTGCTCGTCGAGGAGTAG